DNA from Corynebacterium aurimucosum ATCC 700975:
AAGCCAGCAGATGCGGGGGCGGAGGTTCCCGCCGCGCCTGTAGAACAGGAAGTGATTGACTGCCCTGAAGAGCCAGTAAGAGGCGAGGACTGCGAGAAGCCAGAGCAGCCACCAGTTGCGGGAGAAGGTGAGTGCAAGCCTGAAGAAGCCTGCTGTGGAAGCTTAGGCCTGCTTGGCGTGGGGGTTGCCATTCTGGGACTGGGGCTTTTGGCTGAGGCCGCTGTGGACTTCGTGGAGAATCTGCCGGAGCCCGTACCGGATCCTGTACCCGAGCCCAAGCCAGAGCCAGAACCGCAGCCAGAGCCAGAACCCTGCCCACCACCCGCGCCAGAGCCTGCTCCCGATAACGGCGTTGCGCCGCCTCCTCCGGAGCTGAACAACGTTCCTGAGCCAGAGGCACCGCCAGAGAAACTTGCGCACATGCAGGCAGCGGAGGCACCGGCGCCACAACCAACCCCGGCGCCAGCACCTGCACCTGAGTCTGCGCCAGGTCCAGCCGCTGGGGCTGAGGCCACACCAGAAATGCCCCCGCAAGAAAGTTCAGAAACCTCCTCCGTACACGCACGAAAGGCAGGGCAGTGGTAATGCCACACAATGATTTTGATGAGTTCGCGCGCGGATTTCGCGAGCGCACAGCCGCACGGCTGCTGGAGTTTGAGAAAGCCATGGCTAAAGCACAAGATGAGCTAGAAAAGTCTGCGCAGCGTGCCGCCCAAGCCCAAGCGCACGCGGAGCCGCAGCGGCGGAACCCTGCTTCCAGGGGCGGGGCGCACAGTCAAAGCCAGGGGCAGGGGCGAGGCCGTCCGCGCGGCCAAGTGCAATCAGTACTCAGGCGCGGGTGACACGGAAACCGGGCAACTCCTCTGTGCGCCAGTATCCCCCAGGTGTTACTGTGGCGTGAGTAGCCGCTGCACGTATCAAGCAAGGTTTGGGAGAAGACCGCATGACAGTCCCTTGGCTTTACGACGTCTTGTGGGGCGTTCTTCCCCTTTTATACCTCTTGGTGGCTTTTGTTGTGCTTGGCATTGAGATTAAATACGACAGAGAGATAGCCCACATAAAACTGTGGACGGCCGCTCAGCTGCTTCTCCCGGGCATTGCACTAATTGTCTGGCTTTTCATTGAGGTTCCTCAGTTAAAACGACTAAAGCAGGACGAATAAACGATCGTCCTGCTTTAGTCGGAGCACATGTGCGCCTTGCGGCGCTGCCTGGTTGAAGCGCTTCCTTGTCGTGCTAGAAACCCGCGCGCTTGGTGAGGTCCTCGCCGACGAAGCTCTCGACGCCCTTGGCGGAGGCGTCGGCAGCCGCAAAGGCGTCATACTTGGATTCGCCAGCCAGGGTGGACAGGAAGAAGCCAGTGACCAGGCCGCGGGCAGTCTCAACGGCGGAACCCTGGAAGAAGCCGGAGCCAAGCGCCAACTTGAAGAATTTATCCTCGCTGAAACCGGACTGCGTGCCCTTAGCAATCTCACGGTAGGCCACCGGGCCGCCCCAAGCATTGGCCAGCTTCGCAGGATTACCGGCGCGGAAGATATCATCTTGGCCTGCGCCAATAACGAGGCCGCGTGCCTGAACAGCGTGCGCCGCCTGAACCGCGGACGGGGAAGTATCGGCAGGGTAGAGGGCCGCGACGGCGCGGACCTTAGGGTTATCCACGGCAGCCAGGGTAGCCACGCCACCGCCCATGCCGTGGCCAAAGACACCCAGCTTGGAAGCGGACACCGAAATTTTGCCGGCACCCAGCCTGACGCCGGCGGCAATCTGCAAGGCCGATTCGAGGTCGGCAGCCAAGTTGCGGTGTTTGGCAAAGACGCCCGTCTCCGTATCAGGAGCAACCACCACGATGCCCCAGCTAGCCAGATGGCGCAGGGTGGCGTGGTAGTCCTTGATGCTCTTCGTCCAGTCGTGGGCAAATGCCACGGCGGGAAGGCCCTTGCCCTCAACCGGGGTGTAGACCTTGCCCTCCAGCCCTGCATAAGACAGGTCCCCGACGAGAACGCGGTGCGGGCCGCGCTTAGACAACGTACCGAGATGCTTCTTCAAATTCGCAGACACGCTTTACAGAATAGAGCAAAGAGTAGGTAAAGCGGTGGACACTATAAGACAGTGGGGGAGAATTAAACGCGATCCTTGAGATTCCGCATGATAAATCATGCTGTAAAATTTTTTCCCATGTGTGGAATCGTTGGATACATTGGCCGAAATACCGATGGCCGTGAGTACTTTGCGTTAGACGTTGTGCTGGAGGGCCTGCGCCGACTGGAGTATCGCGGCTATGACTCAGCAGGTGTCGCAATGTACGCCGATGGTGAGATCGGCTGGCGTAAGAAGGCCGGAAAGGTCGCTGCGCTGGAATCCGAAATCGCTGCGCGTCCGCTGAAGGATTCCGTCCTGGGCATCGGGCACACCCGCTGGGCTACCCACGGTGGCCCGACTGATCTGAACGCCCACCCGCACGTGGTGGATGGCGGCAAGCTCGCCGTCGTGCACAACGGCATCATCGAGAACTTCGCTGAGCTCAAGAGCGAGCTGGAGGCCAAGGGCCACAACTTCGTGTCCGAGACCGACACCGAGGTAGCCGCCACCCTCTTGGCAGATGTGTTCCACAATGAGGCCGGCGGTGACCTCACCAAGGCCATGCAGCTGACCGGCAAGCGCCTAGAGGGCGCGTTTACCCTCTTGGCTATCCACACCGAGCAGGCGGACCGCATCGTGGCCGCACGCCGCGATTCGCCGCTGGTCATCGGCCTGGGTGAGGGGGAGAACTTCCTGGGTTCGGACGTCTCCGGCTTCATCGACTACACCAAGTCTGCCGTGGAGATGGACAACGATCAGGTCGTGACCATCACCGCGGATGACATCGAAATCACCGACTATGAGGGCAACCCTGCCCAGGGCAAGCCTTTCGAGATCAAGTGGGACGCCGCCGCGGCCGAAAAGGGTGGCTTCAACTCCTTCATGGAGAAGGAAATCCACGACCAGCCGGCAGCCGTGCGCGATACCCTGCTGGGCCGCCTCGATGAGACCGGCAACCTGGTCCTCGATGAGATCCGCATCGATGAGTCGGTGCTCAAGTCCATCGACAAGATCATCGTCATTGCCTGCGGCACCGCCGCCTACGCTGGCCACGTCGCGCGCTATGCCATCGAGCACTGGTGCCGCATCCCGTGCGAGGTGGAGCTGGCTCACGAGTTCCGCTACCGCGATCCGATCGTTAACGAAAAGACCCTGGTCGTGGCCCTTTCCCAGTCGGGTGAGACCATGGATACCCTCATGGCCGTGCGCCACGCCCGCCAGCAGGGCGCCAAGGTGATCGCCATCTGCAACACCCAGGGTTCCTCCATCCCGCGCGAGTCCGACGCCGCCTTGTACACCCACGCCGGCCCGGAGATCGCCGTGGCCTCCACCAAGGCCTTCCTGGCGCAGATCACCGCGACCTACCTGCTGGGCCTCTACCTGGCGCGCCTGCGCGGCAACATGTTCTCCGATGAGGTCAACTCGGTCCTCGAGGACCTGCGTGATATGCCGGATAAGGTCCAGGCAATCATCGATAACGAGCAGCAGGTCTACGACCTAGCCAACGCTATGGAGAACGCCAAGTCGGTGCTCTTCCTGGGGCGCCACGTGGGCTTCCCGGTTGCGCTGGAGGGCGCGCTCAAGCTCAAGGAGATTGCCTACCTGCACGCTGAGGGCTTCGCCGCCGGTGAGCTCAAGCACGGCCCGATCGCGCTTATCGAGGAGGGTCAACCGGTCTTCGTTATCGTGCCTTCCCCGCGCGGCCGCGATTCCCTGCACGCCAAGGTCGTCTCCAACATCCAGGAGATTCGCGCCCGCGGCGCTATCACCATCGTCATCGCGGAAGAGGGCGACGAGGCCGTCGAGGCCTACGCCAACCACATCATCCGCATCCCGCAGGCGCCGACGCTCATGCAGCCGCTGCTGGCTACCGTGCCGCTGCAGATTTTCGCCTGCGGTGTAGCCACCGCCAAGGGCTATGACGTGGACCAGCCGCGCAACCTGGCGAAGTCCGTGACCGTCGAATAGCGCCGCACCCTTAAGTGGCACAATAGTGGGCATGTTGAAAACCACCGTTGACCTCAACGCTATTGCCCACAATGTTGCCCGCGTGAAGGAGGCGGTGGCCCCGGCCCGCCTCATGTGCGTGGTCAAGGCGGATGCCTATGCCCACGGCATCGAGCGCTGCGCCCCGGTCATGGCGCAGGCTGGGGCGGATGCCTTCGGGGTGGCCACCTTGGCCGAGGCAGTCGCATTGCGGAAGGTCATCGACAACCTCCCCATCGCTGCTTGGCTGTGGGAGCCGACGGAGGACCTGGCCCCAGCCCTTGCCGCTGATATCCAGATCGGCATCCCGTCGCTGGCGCACGCCCAAGCGCTCATCGCCGCCGAGACCCCAACCGAAGCCTTCGTGATGGTGGAGACGGGGATGCACCGCTCGGGAGTCGACAAGCATGTGTGGGAGGAGACCTTCCGCCTGCTTGCCGACGCCCCCCACATCACCGTCCTAGGCCTCATGTCCCATTTCGCCTGCGCTGATGAGCCGGAACACCCGCACAATGATCATCAGGAATCGGAGTTCCGCCAGGCCCTAGCGCTTGCCCGTGAGGTGGGGCTGGAGTGTCCGCTGAACCACCTGGCGAACTCGCCCGCGGCGTTGACCCGCCCCTCAGCTCGTTTCGAGCAGGTGCGCGTCGGTCTGGCCCTGTATGGGCTTGAACCAGTCGCCGGGCTCGACCATGGACTGGAACCCGCCATGACGTGGGAGGCATCCGTCGTCGCAGTGAAGCCGATTTCGGCGGGGGAGTCCACATGCTACGGCCTGACCTGGACAGCGGAGAGTGAGCGCGAGCTCGCCACCGTCAGCGTGGGTTATGCCGATGGTCTGCCGCGTGCCTTTCAGGGGGCGCTGCAGGTAGGCATTGGTGGCGAGCTCTACCCGCAGGTGGGGCGGGTCTGTATGGACCAGATTGTCGTCGACCTTGGCTCTAACCCCCACGGCGTGCGCGCCGGGGACACCGCCGTTATCTTCGGGCGCGGCGGTATGAGCGCCACTGGATTGGCCGAGGCAGCCGGGACCATCAACTATGAAGTGGTGTGCCGCCCCACCGGGCGCACCGAGCGTACATACCGCGAAGGAGCTAGCGATGCGCAGTGATTTTCCACACGAAGGACGCCGTGAGGCCGCCACGCCAGAGGAT
Protein-coding regions in this window:
- a CDS encoding dienelactone hydrolase family protein; translation: MSANLKKHLGTLSKRGPHRVLVGDLSYAGLEGKVYTPVEGKGLPAVAFAHDWTKSIKDYHATLRHLASWGIVVVAPDTETGVFAKHRNLAADLESALQIAAGVRLGAGKISVSASKLGVFGHGMGGGVATLAAVDNPKVRAVAALYPADTSPSAVQAAHAVQARGLVIGAGQDDIFRAGNPAKLANAWGGPVAYREIAKGTQSGFSEDKFFKLALGSGFFQGSAVETARGLVTGFFLSTLAGESKYDAFAAADASAKGVESFVGEDLTKRAGF
- the glmS gene encoding glutamine--fructose-6-phosphate transaminase (isomerizing), whose translation is MCGIVGYIGRNTDGREYFALDVVLEGLRRLEYRGYDSAGVAMYADGEIGWRKKAGKVAALESEIAARPLKDSVLGIGHTRWATHGGPTDLNAHPHVVDGGKLAVVHNGIIENFAELKSELEAKGHNFVSETDTEVAATLLADVFHNEAGGDLTKAMQLTGKRLEGAFTLLAIHTEQADRIVAARRDSPLVIGLGEGENFLGSDVSGFIDYTKSAVEMDNDQVVTITADDIEITDYEGNPAQGKPFEIKWDAAAAEKGGFNSFMEKEIHDQPAAVRDTLLGRLDETGNLVLDEIRIDESVLKSIDKIIVIACGTAAYAGHVARYAIEHWCRIPCEVELAHEFRYRDPIVNEKTLVVALSQSGETMDTLMAVRHARQQGAKVIAICNTQGSSIPRESDAALYTHAGPEIAVASTKAFLAQITATYLLGLYLARLRGNMFSDEVNSVLEDLRDMPDKVQAIIDNEQQVYDLANAMENAKSVLFLGRHVGFPVALEGALKLKEIAYLHAEGFAAGELKHGPIALIEEGQPVFVIVPSPRGRDSLHAKVVSNIQEIRARGAITIVIAEEGDEAVEAYANHIIRIPQAPTLMQPLLATVPLQIFACGVATAKGYDVDQPRNLAKSVTVE
- the alr gene encoding alanine racemase, encoding MLKTTVDLNAIAHNVARVKEAVAPARLMCVVKADAYAHGIERCAPVMAQAGADAFGVATLAEAVALRKVIDNLPIAAWLWEPTEDLAPALAADIQIGIPSLAHAQALIAAETPTEAFVMVETGMHRSGVDKHVWEETFRLLADAPHITVLGLMSHFACADEPEHPHNDHQESEFRQALALAREVGLECPLNHLANSPAALTRPSARFEQVRVGLALYGLEPVAGLDHGLEPAMTWEASVVAVKPISAGESTCYGLTWTAESERELATVSVGYADGLPRAFQGALQVGIGGELYPQVGRVCMDQIVVDLGSNPHGVRAGDTAVIFGRGGMSATGLAEAAGTINYEVVCRPTGRTERTYREGASDAQ